From one Lolium rigidum isolate FL_2022 chromosome 4, APGP_CSIRO_Lrig_0.1, whole genome shotgun sequence genomic stretch:
- the LOC124707166 gene encoding uncharacterized protein LOC124707166 → MARAMAAVAGNGEVRVEKVDKIRYVYNAVTRPSVYANRGPATVTKKLAAANVAISRKNSGTTLVRGIASPEDIDEYIAKKKREFVLGL, encoded by the coding sequence ATGGCTCGCGCCATGGCCGCCGTAGCCGGCAACGGCGAGGTGAGAGTGGAGAAGGTGGACAAGATCAGGTACGTCTACAACGCCGTCACCAGGCCTTCAGTTTACGCCAACCGGGGGCCGGCGACGGTGACGAAGAAGCTGGCGGCCGCCAACGTTGCCATCTCCAGGAAGAACAGCGGGACGACCCTGGTCCGCGGTATTGCCTCGCCGGAGGACATCGACGAGTACATCGCCAAGAAAAAGAGGGAGTTTGTCCTAGGACTGTAG